DNA from Geobacter sulfurreducens PCA:
GCTGATGTCCTTCACCCTGAAGGCCTTGATCACCCGGCGCTCCACGGCGTCGCAGAACTCGGGCGGCTCGTCGCCGTGGAGCTGGACCAGATCGAGGCGGCAGCGGGTGGCCGTGTCGTTGACGAATGCCGGGGGACGGTTCACGAAAAGCCCCACGGTCTGGATAAACGGCGGGAGCCCGGCGATGATGCCGGCGGCCTGTTCGGGCGTCACGTGGCGGGGCGATTCGTCGTGAAAGACGAAGCCGAGGGCGTCGGCCCCGGCCTCCACCGCCACGAGGGCATCCTCAAGGGATGTTATGCCGCAGATCTTGACGCGGACCATCCGTTCACAGTTCCACCTTGGGCAGTTTGGCCAGGGACTCCCGGATCATCTCCTCGGGGTATTCGACGTCTTCCAGGCCGCCGGAGAGGTAGGCGTCGTAGGCCACCATGTCCAGCTGGCCGTGGCCCGAGAGGCAGAAGAGAATGGTCTTTTCCTTCCCCTCCTCCTTGGCGATGACTGCTTCGTCAATGGCGGCCCGCACCGCGTGGGACGATTCGGGGGCCGGCACGATCCCCTCGTGCCGGGCAAAGAGGTGGGCTGCCTCGAAACAGGCGGTCTGGCGGTACGACTTGGCCTCGATGAGGCCGGCATGGTGGAGTTGCGACACCAGGGGCGACTCGCCGTGGTAGCGCAGCCCGCCGGCGTGGATACCGGGCGGCATGAAGTCGTGCCCCAGGGTGTACATCATGGCGATGGGGGCCATCTTGGCGGTGTCGCCGTAGTCGAAGGCGTAGATCCCCTTGGTCAGGGTCGGGCACGAGGCGGGTTCCACGGCCAGACAGCGGACGTTCTTGCCGGCGGCCCGGTCGGCCAGGAACGGGAAGGCCGTGCCGGCGAAGTTGGAGCCGCCGCCGCAGCAGGCGATGACCACGTCGGGGTAGTCGCCGGCCAGGGCCAGCTGTTCCCTGGCCTCCTGGCCGATGATGGTCTGGTGGAGGCAGACGTGGTTCAGAACGCTGCCCAGGGCATAGTTGGTGTCGGCGCGGGAGGCGGCATCCTCAACCGCCTCGGAGATGGCGATGCCGAGGCTGCCGTTGCTGTCCGGATCGTGGGCCAGGATGGAGCGCCCGGCGTTGGTGAACTCGGACGGCGACGGGATCACGTTGGCCCCCCAGAGCTGCATCATGCTTTTGCGGTACGGCTTCTGGGTGCACGACACCTTGACCATGTAGACCGTGCACTCCAGGCCGAACATGGAGCAGGCCAGGGCCAGGGAACTCCCCCACTGCCCGGCGCCGGTCTCGGTGGCCAGCCGCCGGATGCCCGCCTGCTTGTTGTAGTACGCCTGGGGGATGGCGGAGTTGGGCTTGTGTGAGCCGGCCGGGGACACCCCTTCGTATTTGTAGTAGATCTTCGCCGGGGTGCCGAGGGCCTGCTCCAGCCGGTGGGCACGGTAGAGGGGAGACGGCCGCCAGAGGCGGTAGATCTCCCGCACCTCTTCCGGGATCGGAATCCACCGTTCGCCCGAAATCTCCTGCTCGATGATGGCCATGGGGAAGATGGGGAGAAGGTCGTCGGGGGTCACCGGCTGAAGGGTGCGGGGGTTGATGACCGGCGCCAGGGGGCCGGGCATGTCGGGGATGATGTTGTACCAGTGGGTCGGGATGCGGCTTTCGTCCAGCACTATTTTAGTTTGCATCGGATCTCCTTTGCGATGGCGTCTGTCTGATCGTGGGGGCCACTGAACTATCCCAGCAACTCCCGCAGTTTTGCCCCGATATCCTCTTCCCGCATGAGGGACTCGCCGATGAGGAAGCCGTGGGCGCCGGCAGCCTGGAGGCGGAGGATGTCGTCACGGGTATTGATGCCGCTCTCGGTCACCACGAACCGGTCGGCGGGGATCATGGGGATGAGCCGCTCGGTGGTGCCCAGGTCGGTGACGAAGGTGCGGAGGTTGCGGTTGTTGATCCCGATCAGGGTGCAGCTCGACGCAAGGGCCGTCTCCAGCTCCTGCTCGTCGTGGACCTCCAGCAGCACGTCGAGGTACTGCTCCCGGGCAAACCCGGCCAGATCCTCGATCTGCGCCGGTTCCAGCATGGCCGCGATGAGGAGGATGGCGTCGGCCCCGGCGGCGCGAGCCTCGTAGACCTGATAGGGGTCGAAGAGGAAATCCTTGCGCAGCAGCGGCAGCCGCACCTGTTCCCGGATCAGGGCCAGGTAGCGGAGGTTGCCCAGGAAGAACTGCTCGTCGGTCAGGACAGAGAGGCAGGCGGCGCCGTTCTGCTCGTAGGTCTCGGCAATCTCCAGGGGATCGAAATCGGGGCGGATGACCCCCTTGGAGGGGGACCCTTTCTTCACCTCGGCGATGACGGCGGTCCAGCCGGAGGCGTGGCAGTCCCGCAGGGCCCGCTCGAAGCCCCGGGGCTGGTCC
Protein-coding regions in this window:
- a CDS encoding phosphoribosylanthranilate isomerase, with the translated sequence MVRVKICGITSLEDALVAVEAGADALGFVFHDESPRHVTPEQAAGIIAGLPPFIQTVGLFVNRPPAFVNDTATRCRLDLVQLHGDEPPEFCDAVERRVIKAFRVKDISSLDPIRHYRVAAHLLDAYSPKAYGGTGLTFNWDIAAAAKAFGPLILAGGLTPDNVREAVETVKPYAVDVSGGVESAPGRKDAARVREFIRRAKGW
- a CDS encoding TrpB-like pyridoxal phosphate-dependent enzyme, with the translated sequence MQTKIVLDESRIPTHWYNIIPDMPGPLAPVINPRTLQPVTPDDLLPIFPMAIIEQEISGERWIPIPEEVREIYRLWRPSPLYRAHRLEQALGTPAKIYYKYEGVSPAGSHKPNSAIPQAYYNKQAGIRRLATETGAGQWGSSLALACSMFGLECTVYMVKVSCTQKPYRKSMMQLWGANVIPSPSEFTNAGRSILAHDPDSNGSLGIAISEAVEDAASRADTNYALGSVLNHVCLHQTIIGQEAREQLALAGDYPDVVIACCGGGSNFAGTAFPFLADRAAGKNVRCLAVEPASCPTLTKGIYAFDYGDTAKMAPIAMMYTLGHDFMPPGIHAGGLRYHGESPLVSQLHHAGLIEAKSYRQTACFEAAHLFARHEGIVPAPESSHAVRAAIDEAVIAKEEGKEKTILFCLSGHGQLDMVAYDAYLSGGLEDVEYPEEMIRESLAKLPKVEL
- the trpC gene encoding indole-3-glycerol phosphate synthase TrpC; the protein is MTDTPDILKKIVEHKRGEVAAARSAAPLAEVKARIADLEDQPRGFERALRDCHASGWTAVIAEVKKGSPSKGVIRPDFDPLEIAETYEQNGAACLSVLTDEQFFLGNLRYLALIREQVRLPLLRKDFLFDPYQVYEARAAGADAILLIAAMLEPAQIEDLAGFAREQYLDVLLEVHDEQELETALASSCTLIGINNRNLRTFVTDLGTTERLIPMIPADRFVVTESGINTRDDILRLQAAGAHGFLIGESLMREEDIGAKLRELLG